A portion of the Juglans microcarpa x Juglans regia isolate MS1-56 chromosome 1D, Jm3101_v1.0, whole genome shotgun sequence genome contains these proteins:
- the LOC121248636 gene encoding probable L-gulonolactone oxidase 6, protein MAALILSSTNNIFRQVFRSSFLFLLFFFVSSRPPGDPIKCSLKNTNCTITNSYGAFPDRSVCRAAEVAYPSTEEELTSVVATATRSLRKMKVATRTSHSIPKLVCPDGQDGLLISTKYLNRTLKIDVEAMTMTVESGVTLRQLINEAGKAGLAFVFAPYWWGLTIGGMLGTGAHGSTLWGKGSSVHDYVVQLRIVSPGGREDGYVKVRTLNDGDRDFNAAKVSLGVLGVISQVTLKLQPLFKRSITYLAKSDSDLGDEVASFGNEHEFADITWYPSQRKAVYRIDDRVSINTSGNGLYDFTPFRSTPALELAIIRITEEFQESTSDVNGKCIGAMTVVSALVNSAYGLTNNGIAFMGYPVVGYHNRFQASGTCLDSLEDARMTACAWDPRVKGEFFHQTTFSIGLSMAKSFIQDVQKLNDLVPKAMCGIELYNGILMRYVKASSAYLGKQEDAVDFDITYYRSKDPTNPRLYEDILEEVEQLALFKYGALPHWGKNRNLAFEGVIKRYKNARKFLKVKEIYDPLGLFSSEWTNQVLGLENGLTVDKQGCALEGLCICSKDSHCAPSKGYYCRSGKVYKDARVCTRSTSCEDINAVRGVNAPVN, encoded by the exons ATGGCTGCATTGATCTTGAGctcaacaaataatattttccggCAAGTTTTCCGATCTAGCTTTCTCTTTCTGTTATTCTTTTTTGTGAGTTCTAGGCCCCCAGGGGACCCCATCAAATGTTCATTAAAGAATACAAACTGCACGATCACAAACTCCTACGGAGCCTTTCCCGATCGAAGCGTGTGTCGAGCAGCAGAAGTGGCGTACCCATCCACCGAGGAAGAACTCACTTCAGTGGTAGCAACAGCAACCAGGAGCCTAAGGAAAATGAAGGTGGCAACACGTACCTCACACAGCATTCCCAAGCTAGTCTGTCCGGACGGCCAAGATGGGCTGCTAATAAGCACCAAGTATCTGAACCGTACGTTGAAAATTGATGTTGAAGCTATGACGATGACTGTGGAGAGTGGTGTAACATTGAGGCAGCTTATCAATGAGGCCGGAAAGGCCGGGCTGGCCTTTGTTTTTGCCCCGTATTGGTGGGGCTTGACAATTGGTGGCATGTTGGGCACGGGTGCCCATGGCAGTACATTGTGGGGAAAAGGGAGCTCAGTTCATGATTATGTTGTGCAACTTCGAATCGTTAGTCCTGGTGGTCGCGAAGATGGGTATGTTAAGGTTCGGACGCTCAATGATGGCGACAGAGATTTTAATGCAGCCAAAGTTTCGCTTGGAGTTCTAGGAGTTATTTCACAG GTCACTCTTAAACTACAACCCCTCTTCAAGAGATCCATCACCTACTTGGCAAAGAGTGATTCAGACTTGGGAGATGAAGTTGCAAGTTTTGGGAATGAGCATGAGTTTGCTGATATAACTTGGTATCCTAGTCAACGCAAGGCAGTCTATCGGATTGATGATCGTGTCTCCATAAACACGTCCGGTAATGGTCTCTATGATTTCACGCCATTCCGCTCTACACCTGCCCTCGAACTGGCCATTATCAGAATCACAG AGGAGTTTCAAGAATCCACTAGTGATGTCAATGGAAAGTGCATCGGTGCAATGACAGTTGTCTCTGCACTCGTGAATAGTGCCTACGGTTTGACTAACAATG GTATTGCCTTTATGGGCTATCCGGTTGTTGGATATCACAACAGGTTTCAAGCATCCGGAACCTGCTTAGACAGTCTAGAGGATGCACGGATGACGGCATGTGCATGGGACCCAAGAGTTAAGGGTGAGTTCTTTCACCAAACCACTTTCAGCATTGGCTTGTCCATGGCTAAGAGCTTCATCCAAGACGTGCAAAAGCTAAACGACTTGGTGCCCAAAGCAATGTGTGGCATAGAACTTTACAATGGAATCCTCATGCGCTACGTTAAGGCTTCGAGTGCTTACCTGGGCAAGCAAGAAGATGCAGTAGACTTTGATATCACATATTATCGAAGCAAAGACCCCACGAATCCTAGGCTTTACGAAGACATACTAGAAGAAGTTGAGCAACTCGCACTTTTCAAGTACGGGGCACTGCCCCATTGGGGAAAGAATAGGAACCTAGCGTTCGAGGGAGTGATCAAGAGGTACAAAAATGCTAGAAAATTCTTAAAGGTTAAGGAAATTTACGATCCATTAGGGCTATTCTCTAGTGAGTGGACAAATCAAGTTCTGGGATTGGAAAACGGGTTGACTGTAGATAAGCAGGGTTGTGCACTAGAAGGGTTGTGCATATGCTCAAAAGACAGTCATTGTGCTCCAAGCAAGGGCTATTATTGCAGATCAGGAAAAGTATACAAAGATGCTAGGGTTTGTACTCGTTCAACGTCTTGTGAGGATATAAACGCTGTTCGTGGTGTCAATGCCCCTGTTAATTAG